CGAATTTTTCTGACTgaggagaagacgacgtTAGCAGGAGGTCCAGCAACCATTACGTGACGTGACGCAAGGAACAGCGTGAATCGCAACTTATCACCCCTGACAGCAATGAGCTTCGGTGCTTCCACAGTAGCCTCCGCTGGAACAACAGTTTCCAAGGCCGGATCCGGCGCACGTCTTTCCATTCCCTGTTCCATAAATCGCATCACTCGAAATATCGGTACGTAGGCCGTACGAAAGCTGACAGCCGTTGCGGCAGTGGTCGGTACTCTTTCCGCAGTAGCCATTTGAGGAGCAGCAGTTTCCGAAAGGGAGGGGTTAGGTGCACTCGTACAAGCTCGTGCCGCCGCATTAGCCATTAGGAGAGGTATTCCTGGATCCCTGAGGCGAAGTGGGCGCAGGCGCGGGCGCAAGGAATGAAGAAAGATGGTTCAGCAAAATAACTGTTGGTgcgggagagggggggaatgACAGGAGAAACCGCAACAGCTGGGGTGGAAAGCGCACCTCAGCCTTCGCCTGATCCCGGTCCATTCCTCGGCCCAGGCAATGGCAGCAACGTCTCCCAACTCGCCACCATCGCCTACCAAACTGCTGAAGACGAAGGTTGTCTCGCCGGAACTTTGGTCAAACCGTCATCACCGGCTCTGAGCGTCACGTCTTCAAGGGAGAAACATTGAGGAAGACTGTATCGTGTCCACGACCATAGTCCGATCCAAGCAATCCCACTcgcccgaggacgatgatCAATTCAGGGACTTGGCCGAAGTCATTGCTCCTGGAACCATCGTACAGGGCGACTAGTTAAAAAGTGCTATCGAGGCCGTCTGCGACACCACGCCGGGCATAGCTTACGTGGACTCCATCAAGTGAGACCGGATGCTACGATAAAACCACGAACCTTCCACACGCGTCGCAGGATTCGTCTGGAGCAGTTCTACTATGTTTTTACTCCTTAATCTCGAGAGGAATCATGGGGGGCTCGTTGTCGTAGATCTCGCTGTCTTTGAGAATCAGGGCCGTGCTGCCGTCAACATCGACTTTTACAACTCGTACCGATCCACCCTTTGGGGCCGAGAAGCCCAGCAACTACTCAGTGGCTATCTtaagcttcttcttctggcgAACTCTCGGTATCACAGCAGAATCAGGCGGCGCCCATGCCCCTTGCAAAGCAACGAAATTGACTGTGGTGTCTTCGTATTCATCATTGCCTCGTTTCTCGTATCGAATCAGAAGCTGCCCTTCGATCCCGACGTCGGCTTGTGGAGGAGAACATTGGCGTCCAGCCTTGGCTTCGAGGTCACCGACTAGCAATGATTGATCCCTCAGCACAACTTGAACCTGTGACGCAACCGGGCGGAGTCAAGAGTGCCTCGTCGGACCCAGTTACCAGTTTATGGGAACAGCGATATAAGAAGCTGGCGGAAATACGACAGATGGTGCCGAGAATAACGAACCCTGCTTGAAGAAAACGTAGCTTTCCTCGCACGAGCGCAGTGTTCCACCTCGGATGTGATCCAAGTACTGACCAGCCTTTGCGCCAATGCCGAATCTCGTCTGACCGAACAAAAGGGCGAAttggccaaggccaagttcCTGGAAAACTACGACCCGGCTCAGGAAGCAGCGCCAACACCGCAGCAAAATCACGAGGCAGACTTGCTGGCGACGTGGAGAAGGCAGAGTTGACACTCCAGCGGCCGACACGGACGCTGCAGGAAGTGCGCAACGTGCACGGCGGATCCGGCTGCTTGAACAACAGGTTagcgagggcctcgagccGGTCACGGTGACGTTTGCGTCGAGTGCTTAACATCGCTGTTCCTCGCAGCATCCTCGACCGCTCTCCAGGGCAtcatcgcatcgcatcgtcACAATATTGGTGGTTTAATCAGGACTGGCTGCGCTCCATTGCTATTGATTACCTGCCCTGATGGATTCTACACCCACACGACTACGGACTGCATTGGCGTTCTCTCCCTTGCCAATGCGAACATTACTCTCTTTTTAGGACCGCATAGTTACCACTAGTGACAGAGATCCCGCAGCTCCAGGTCAGGTCAAAAGACTTTTACTACAGGCAATACTCATCGATCAATCCCAGCCCTGGACAGACAGCGTGATGGCTCCCTAGTTTGCCCGGCTACCTTGGGCACCGCACCTCTTGCTGCAGTAGTGTTCAAACTTGAAAGTAAAAGGAAAACGACTGTTAGTTGTATTCTTATAGTATCTTAGATGGACTAAAAGAATTACCTCATCACCGCCAATACGCCTGTTCCCGGAGTGACAGACGCCTGAAATCTGATCTGTTATTAGTGTGGGCTGATTTGAAGTGGAAAAGTGACCGAAACGCACTGGGTTGTAGAAGCAATCAGGGCAGCTATCCCACGGCTTGTTTCCAGTATTGCGAGTTTTGTAGAGTTCGCATGCACACTCAGTGGCTTCAaagtcgtcgccgccccTTGCTACACAAAGAGCGTGGGTATGCAAGTCAGCAATAGCTCTGCAGTAATATAAAAGTTAGCTACTGTATCCTACTAAGAAGACGTGTAAGAAGAAACTCACCTAGTAGCAGAAAGCGCTAAGATAACTATAGACAGATGCATAATTGGAATCCTTAAGGTTGGATTTTAGGAAGTGAATCTTGAGAAAATTGGACAGAGAGAAACTAAGTTGGCGAAAAGGGAGGAAGATAGAAGATAACTTTACAATTGCTCCAAGTCCATTAAATAATTCTAAATCAGGACAATTATTAGGATTGTAGTTATCTACTTGACTTATTATGCATTTATAGAACATTAATGTTTAACTGACTAACATATGTTTTAATAGCTACAAGTTATTACACTTAGCTAGCTAGGGTTAATTCTCAGCAGATCAATATTATAAGGCATATTGATGTAGATCCTAGAGGTCACATTTTGCCTATTAGGGAAGGAGATAAAATCTAAGATTACTGTGTGGATTATACATCGCAGGCTACAGTAAATTGGATTTAGGAAGGGAGCTATACGATGAACTCTTTACGGCTAGAGGTTTAAAAAGATCCGCTTTACTGGAGTGAGAGTTACTAAGAGCTACTGAGAGGGAAAACTAGCGTATCTGTAAGGGATAGACCCCTCTGCACCATGAGTCAGTATGGGACTTGATCTACTGTACTATACACAAGTGATGCTAAGAACCTAGTCAAAATCATGAATATCAATCAAGGCTATTAGGTTTAGTATCAAGATTTAATTTGAAAATGATTACACGTCAAACTTCCCACGTATTTGACAAACGAGTGGTCACCTTCAAATCGGGGCGGAACAGGGGAGACAGCGCCCAAGATGTGGCATGCCAACTCTGCGAATGCTGGGCAAAAATCATGGATCTGGCCCCCTGCACTTCATATTCCCCGCTGTTCCATATTCTCGGTCTTTCCGGCGGTCTATCAGATCAAGGCCACGAGTCGTCACGACAAGCCTGTCCTAAGAGGGACACCACGAAGTATCTAGCTGCGCTGCGTCAATCGACGATCTAGCTGGTAATATGGACGGCGAGGTAGCCCTTGCATCCAATATTGACTGTCGACAGACGGTGGAGAATAGGAACAGAATATACGAACGCAGCCAAGTAAGTTGACGAGCGACATCCGACGACATGCGAAGAATAAAAGTGAAGTCGAGACCATCCGGTGTTAGTATTGGAAATACTATGCAAGCCAGTCAATTTTCCCGTTTTTCTTTCAGTCTAATTTGCATGGGTTCATTGTTGACAAATGGGATACCATGGGACCACTTTGCCATCTTGATGCGTTGGCTGCTTATTTTCGCGTTGGCTCTCAGTCCATCACTCCCTTGGTTGTTTTCTTCGGACGTGACAGAAATCACGACAGGACTGTAAACTTCTGACTCAGCACAGAGGAGATCTACGGTGGAAGCTACACAACGAGCCGTGAAAGCCAGGCCCACGCCTGGTTCACTTGCCTCCAGGCTAAGACAAGACTCCCGCCACCGAATGATACCTCTCCCGCCGGTCCTTCACCCGACAACATCGCAGCTGCCCAGACCGAAACCAAGCCTGTCAACCCCATTTGGATGAAACCCCCTAAAGGTTCTCTCTCTGGCTGTGATCGCAACTGTTGCTGTCTTTTCCCTGGGAACCAACCACCATGTATACTACCCGCGGTAAGCGCCTATGACTCTGATGCCCACCCGACATTCCGAGAGCAAACGTCAGCGTATCTCCTGTCCAGTCCCTCTCTTGTTTGCCCGACTTTGCAGTAAACTACTAACAATGTATTTCCCTGTAGATGAAGAAGATCCCTCCACTGCGAGTCTCCAATTGTCACCTTCCTGTGCCAGCCCGCAAGCACAGCCCTCGCCTAAGACTATGGCTCCGATCCCGAGCCCTGAAGAGCGCCGCTAGGCCGTCCTCTCTCGATGACTGGATATTATCAACTTCAGCCCTATCGCCAAGGCACGGTAGCCCTTTGAGATGCATGCACCACAGTTGAGTCTTGTTGCAACCAGGATTCCTGCCATCCAAGAGCAGTAGCATGTTAGATGTTTTCTTGCCGAGTTTGATGGGTCCTCGACTGCCATGTTTTTCTCCGCAGAGCAGTGGACCACATCGAATCGCGTCATCCGCGTTCTCGCCAAAGGTATCGCTCCCGGCACGTCGCACACCGAGTCCACATAACATGCTCGGTGCCAAATATGCATACAGCGACTGCGTTTCATGGTTCATCCCCTTGCAGAAGGAAACGGGTAGCCATACACCGTGCCAGAAAAGACTCCTGAGGGGTGGATGAACAGCAACAAGCAGCCGTTCCCACGAACTGCAGACGCGAGCCTGAGTCCTGTCATTGACTTAGAGCCTGGCCGGACgtggcgacgatggtgctTATTTGCATTGTTAGGCCGTACACAGCCCACTCCAAATACGCAATATTCAAAAGATACCCAGCCGCCTTTTagtcttcttcctcctcgtaGACTCTACTTGAAGCCGGACTTATTCAGCGGCGGGCTGTGTGATATTATGTCCTAACAGCAGTAGACTGGACAGTTTTGTAACGGTGTAGCAAATGAAGGATACACGGACCTTGCGAGCTTGGCTTGTCTCGCCACACGTGGACAAGGATttggaggaggttggagtTAATATTGTTGGTATCTGGGCCGTTTCTGGCGGTCAGTACATCAGCCACTTGACGTGCTGAGTTGAGCTGTCGCAACGCGTCGGCAATCATGCCTTGTAGCTGATTGTCCAGTTCACGTAATGCCTTTTCTATCTAGCCATCATAATTTAGACTTAATGttaaagaaaaaaaccaatATAAATAGACTTAAATAACGAGACCTCCTTCCTTTACGCAGCAAGAGACAGCGCATTAATTATGATAAGCGCAGGGTAGGAGCAAATAGCTGCAAAAAAAACTTAGATAGATACAGCATAGTTTACTAATTCTGCTGGAAAAGGACTCATTCGTTGCAATTTTGCACTATGTAACCGTAAAAAAGCTGCAGGAGATAATATTAGTGTGTCCCTTTATTCCCTTTTCAGGTGAATAAATTTTCCAGTGTGCAACTGCATCTGAAAAAACGCTAAAACGTGTGTAACTCGTTAAAGCCTAGTTTCAACTTTAATCTAGCGTCAATTAAAACCTTAATAGGTGGCTCTAGCTGTTTTCACGGTTCTTATTTCAATGTTTCGTGCAGCCAGCCGCTCGCCCCCTCGATTTATCACCGACTGGTATCCTATCTACCTCCATCCAACTGTAATCGCCAGCCGAAAAACACGGGCAAGAGGCTAAAATAAAGGACTGGTGTGGCATGAAATACGAAAACAGAGGCATTGTATTAGTTGTCAGTTGTTGTAAGTTGAAGAGTTAAACCAAAGGGTAAGTACGTGCCCCCGGGCCAAGAAGGCTGAAGAGTCCACCACAATATAGGGTATGCTAGGGAATAGGTTGGCGGGGTTTGCCAAATGGGGCGGAGCCTATGCATTGGATTTCAAGCTGGTAGCTGATTGAACTGACGAGTTGACCTGCAGATAGAGTGTCATGGTATTTATCAAGGTGTTACAGCAGACAGTAACTGCTGGTTAAGTTCGTGGATAAAAGGGTGTCATCCCTGGCATCATCATCCAAGGCCAGGAGTGGGTCTTTGTTGCTAGTACGACGAATGATAACGGCGTTGTGGGTGTTCCGTTTTCTCGTTCTTTGGGGTGTTTGGGCTAGCTTGAGGTACAGACTCTGTGGACGAGCCAGGCCATCGGCTCAACGACCAGGGTCCTCGGGGTCTACCAGGtcgtgtgcgtgtgcgtcTTGCAACACCTCAAGAGGTGGATCGAGAAGACGTACTGGCCGTGGTACCAAAAGGCCGTTCTTCGTCTCCCAGTGGATGCCCAAGGCCTTGAGGGGTCGTAAAGCGCGCGGTCGGTTGCATTGAGAATTCGAGAATTAAAAGTAGGCCCATCTTGCCGCGCCATCCGATACACCCTTGCCAGAGCTTAAGCCTCGGAAAATGAGGGTGAGGAGGTGTGGTAGCTCAACAAGCCCTAAGAACCTAAGGCCATATAGATGGCCTTGAGATACCTGGTTTTTGCACGGCGTTAATAGGAATCAGGGAAATGCGTGGGGCGAGCATTTACTGAGacacctgctgctgccgacGGAGGCCCATTGGCAGGGATCAGTGGCGTCATGTATATGGTTTCGGTCACAGGAGATTCGTGAGTAAACCTTCCGAAAACGAGTGACCTTGATGCCAACCACTCCATAGTGGCGGGTCGGACGATGCAGTGGAAGCGATAGACACCATCCGCGGCTTGGTCGCCATTGTCGCAGCACGGGGATTCGTCAAAATTATGGCTATTTTGGCCTCGACCTTTGGCCAGCAAGGACACGGGCAGATTGACATTCCCGAGGTcatgctcgtcggcggtgtcAAGAACCAGGCCGTGTCTGTGTTTTGGATGGGGATTCTGGCTGAGAGACCACGCACTCGACGATCTCAATGATGCGATTACTAGGATGAAGAAGAATCTGGTAAGCGAACTCCTCTGAAGCCGGAAACAATCCAAATACACTGACACTTCAATAGGACTAAGCACTTAAGGGGAGCCTACGTGGTCGTCAGAGACGACTTGCCCATTAACAAATGTACCAATCCCAACAACGCTTGGGACGCAGACAAGAGCCGCTGTCTTGAAATCCTCGCTTGGTATCCCAAGAAGGTGTTCCAGACCCTCGGCGGCAATAAGAATATGAAGGCCCTTTGGACTACTTGGAAAATGGACAAGCTCCAGACCCTCCGCAACGCCATTGACTGCTGGAAGTACAACGACGGGTACATTGGCAAGACAGACATTCGCGAGGGCGACTGAGCGAGCTGGCTCATTTTGAACCTGACGTTATACCACTAGGTTCACCTGAATGCCGGCATTGTCCGTCATGACCACGAACTTGTCTCCGACCAGTGCGGCGGTATATCTGGACCCCCGCGAGAATTTACCGGGTTTCGCTGAGCTGCCTGCCGTTTATGTCTCGTTCCAAGCCGTTTTAATCTCCCCGCTGCTGGTGTCCACCTGGAGAGCATACATATTTTCAGTATTAATGCCGTTGGTCTCTGATGCTAGAGGACTAGTGTTGACGTCGACTGTTTTGCCGTTGACTGCAATCGAATTCTCGATTTTCTGGCCATCAAACCTTAATGTGCGCACTAGACCATCCGAAGCCACATGACCGATGATCGATGAGTCTTCGATATTGCCCAAGGAATACAGACGCGTAGACACGAACCAGACGTTTTCATCCTTATCAGGGTAACTGATCTTTACAGCGTGGCCTTCAGGCAGGAAGGATGTAAGGTCAATGTCGCGGAGCTGCCGGAAGGAGGTAATATTGCGCTATCAAAACACTCCACTTAAATAATGTGTCATTCCACCGTCGGGATCAGGATAGAGTTATCCATGATAGTAGCGTAAGGGGATAACAATGTCTGTTTCTCAGGCGCCCACGTTGCTAAAACGTCCATGGTTTCCGGGTGAAAAGCGGCGATGCAGAAATGTGCAGCTGTCGCATTATTGCGGACAGGACGAGCAGTGAGGAGGTTATTATCGTGCCAGTACTGAGCTGAAATTGCCACAGAGCGACTATATACAACGGGAGAGTTGCCAAGAGGGCCTAGCCAGTCATTGGTTCTAGTGTTGCCGCCATCTTGATTGAAGCCGACGACATCCGGGGTGTATCTAGTTTTGGCTTGCAGAGGCATCAATATCGAAGGAGTACCGATGAACGAAGCGGCAGAAGCGTTCTGACTTTCAAGAACCACGCCTGTGTCATCTAGGAGACTGTGATGGCTGGAGAGGTCTAGAGCTGTTAGACAAAAACGCGCATCACTTGGCAGTTGGACTGATTGGCGGTTGGTAATTACAAACTGCCCCAAGACAGGTCGAAGCCGTTGGCTGACGGCTGGAAGAAGGAGTCCGAATTACGTTGTAGAATATATTGAGAGCAGTGCTATTTTTAAGGATGGTGTAGTGGCGTGTTCGAATAGAAGATTGAATCTGATTCTAAGAAAGCGACGCATGCAACCAGGGGCTTTTAAACGCGAGAAAAAAATGGGGTTCGTTTCATTACATAGCGCTCCTAAAGCGCGATGCCCGCGCAAATAAGTTTCCGTGCGGAAGAAAAAAATCAAAATTGATTACAAGAACATGTCTATTGGTCCTAATGGGGCAGTGTAGGAGACCACAATTTTCCCACTGGAAATTAAATAAGCAAACCCTCAAGCTAATAATAAAAGAGGTTTTAGTCTAGACTACGGCTAATATGTTGATAATTTGGAAGAGTGAACCTGACGAGTTACAGCGAGGGTATTGGGGTTGTGAGGAAATGTTCTCTATCGTCTCAGTTCTTTAAAGCCGATGCAGAGCTATTGACGATAAGCTTAGTTATCTTTCAGCCTTGATATAACGTCGGCCAATTTTGTTTGACCTTTTCGACGCGCTGTAGGAAACACCACAAGGATTTTTTTTCGACTGTAGGTTTTCCAACTCCTGATGAACTTCGCTACCGGTTCACTTCATTACCAGGGCGACTTAGCCGAATGGGACGTGAAGCATGTGCGTGTGGATTCATACTCAATGACTCGGGGGGGAAAGCCATCGTGGCTTATACCCGAGAACGCGCGGCAATTCTTATCTATCTTTGCGATGGTTTAGCAACTCCAGTTCCCTGTCCAACTCTGTCTGACATTTGGCTGGAAGCAAAAGAATAAGGTCTAGCTagttcttctcctctccaaGATCTGCAACTAGCAGCCGAAGTAGGCGTCGCTTAATCAAACGATGACTCGGATCCATTGCTCGCATTGAGGATGACGGCATAAGGGGGGAGAAAGCAAAAGCTCcggaaaaaaaaaaggtaaTCCTTGATAACCTTGGCAAATATTTCGTatttctctttctctttcgcTTTCTCTTTCGTTTAGCTATACGAAATGCAGGAACCATTAAAGCATTGACTCGAGTTCCTAGTTAGCTTGTCTTGGTAAACCATAAATGTCCTAAGGCGCAGGCCGACCGGAGTGCAAGCCGCTCGGGAACGGATCGGCTGGGCTGCGACGGGAGCCGCCACTTGGCCTGAGCCGTACCATTTACTCTTTGCCTTGGCCTTTTGGCACAATTCCGTTGCAGTGTAATTCCTTTGATAATCGATACGACTATAGATTATTAGGGCAGTGTCAATTAAAGTGGATATGTAGTATGCGCATTGcatttataattaagtatcTGTATAACTAAACTGCATCACTTTGATCAAGATTTTTCATCATTGCACTTTTTTACTTCTCTAGCTGCGTCGTCTTGTGTTTCCCAATGAGGAAAGAGTTTCCACTTCACTATTTTGCAGCTTTGCCTGCTCTGACCTTCGGCGATGCGTCATTCACGACAGCGCCGGCAGGTTGCCGAAAGTTGAGTACAGATCATGACTGGCCTGCTGCCGAGGTCTGGGAGGCTGCCATTCCCGGTGTGATCCGTCAAAATGGCAGCGACATTCATGGGGGCCTTCCCAACTATCGTGTACGAGCTCAAAATGTCTCTGACGTACAAGCGGCTGTACGATTCGCTTCAGAACACAATATTCGGCTCTCCGTCATTACAACGGGTCACGATCAGCTCGGCCGAAGCGACGCGGGATCTGGCCTCGTCATTGATTTGTCTTTGATGAACAAGGTCAACGTTCTGGAGTCGTTTACCCCAACCAGCGAAGGCGCTACCAGTCCCCGTTACCCTGTTGAGGCACCAAATGCGATTACACCGAGAGACGGAATTCAAGCTGCGGTCACTTTTCACCCGGGCGTAGCTGGCCTTGCTCTCAACTACGCAGTCGCTCCCTCGGGACTGTTCACCACGAGCGGAGCAGCAGGTAGGACTGCACCCAGAACAGGCTCTTTGACTGGAGAACTAACATATCCGCAGCTGGCGTAGCTGTTGCTGGAGCCTGGGGTCAAAATGGCGGCTACGGTCCCTTGACTGCCCAGTACGGCCTAGGGGTTGACCAATGGCTTGAAGCAAAAGTCGTTACTGCGGACGGCCAGCTAAGAGTGGCAAACAATGTGTCTCATCAAGATCTTTTCTGGGCTATCcgcgggggcggaggggggacTTTCGGCGTTGTGGTTGAGGCCACCTGGAAGGCACATATTGCCGTTCCAATCACTGGCTACAACTGGTATATCAACTCGACAATCACAGGAACAGATGCGCTGGATCCTGAGACTGGGAGAACGCCGCTCAGTGACGCGATGCAGTATCTGTTGGGGGAGTTGCCTGGTCTACAAAAACTAGGCGTCAGCGCTTTCATTTACGTTGACATCAGCCACGTCAGATGCTACGCCGTCCACCCAGGAAATGCCTCCGGAATATCCAAGGCGAATGCAGCATGGGGGCCGATTCTCACCAAGATGCAATCGTTTCCCAACATTGAGCCTTTCCAAACAAAACCGTATAATTTCGACGATTACAAAGACTTTTTCGTTACAACTTATGGACCTCTGGCTGAGACGACGACAAACAAACAACCAAGAAACCACGGGATTTTCCCATACGATAGCCGCCTTATGGCTCCCGAGCATCTTCGCGATCCTGGAATTATGGATGCATTGGGAGGGGCTGAGGGGACATATGGATTGCTTATGACTGCACCGGGTCAATCGCAAGGCTCCGGCGCTGACACCTCTGCAAATCCGGGTTGGAGAAGAGCGGTTGTTCACCTTGTTGCCTCTCCAAACGCCGACGGACTTCGTAAACTTGCCCCAGACATGGGCGCATACATAAATGAGGTATGTTGGATCTTTGACTTTTTGAAGCAGCGATGATGGACTAACGTACACAATGTAGGC
This genomic interval from Colletotrichum higginsianum IMI 349063 chromosome 9, whole genome shotgun sequence contains the following:
- a CDS encoding Isoamyl alcohol oxidase → MNKVNVLESFTPTSEGATSPRYPVEAPNAITPRDGIQAAVTFHPGVAGLALNYAVAPSGLFTTSGAAAGVAVAGAWGQNGGYGPLTAQYGLGVDQWLEAKVVTADGQLRVANNVSHQDLFWAIRGGGGGTFGVVVEATWKAHIAVPITGYNWYINSTITGTDALDPETGRTPLSDAMQYLLGELPGLQKLGVSAFIYVDISHVRCYAVHPGNASGISKANAAWGPILTKMQSFPNIEPFQTKPYNFDDYKDFFVTTYGPLAETTTNKQPRNHGIFPYDSRLMAPEHLRDPGIMDALGGAEGTYGLLMTAPGQSQGSGADTSANPGWRRAVVHLVASPNADGLRKLAPDMGAYINEVCWIFDFLKQR